A single window of Cytobacillus dafuensis DNA harbors:
- a CDS encoding sensor histidine kinase — MLKKYISFLKSSGITPYIWSVISILPFYFIFQSSSTIDIIIGIILTILFFITLRLAFISKKWPVYLWACVLISISITMTILFQFVYFAFYIAYYNGNIKNRIAFFTIYIIHLVSTTISINYNLVIRDELFLSQLPFIIIIWISVILLPFNIYNKKKQEKLEAQLEYANKRIADLVKQEERQRIARDLHDTLGQKLSLIGLKSDLARKLVYKDPEHARNEMKDVQQTARTALNEVRNMVSQMRGIRLKEEIVRIKQLLEAAQINLICPEEIKLANVSIFLENILSMCMKEAVTNIVKHSKATTCLIKIEQTLNEICITIQDNGIGIQNDYSQAKGHGLLGIKERLEFVNGSLEITVKNGTTIIMKVPSVIKQTDKEEIK; from the coding sequence ATGTTGAAAAAATATATTTCTTTTTTAAAAAGTTCAGGGATAACTCCATACATTTGGAGTGTTATTAGCATTTTGCCTTTCTATTTTATTTTTCAATCTTCTTCTACCATTGATATCATCATCGGAATTATACTTACCATACTTTTTTTTATCACATTACGTCTTGCATTCATTTCAAAAAAATGGCCTGTTTATTTATGGGCGTGTGTCCTAATTAGTATTTCTATAACAATGACGATTCTTTTTCAATTTGTGTATTTCGCCTTTTATATTGCCTACTATAATGGAAATATTAAAAACAGGATTGCTTTTTTTACTATTTATATTATTCATTTAGTATCTACAACCATTTCAATAAACTATAATCTCGTCATCAGGGATGAGCTATTTTTATCGCAATTGCCTTTTATCATTATTATTTGGATAAGTGTAATCCTTCTTCCTTTCAATATATATAATAAGAAAAAGCAGGAGAAGCTCGAAGCTCAGCTGGAATATGCTAATAAGAGAATTGCAGATCTTGTAAAACAAGAGGAACGTCAACGAATTGCAAGGGACCTCCATGATACTCTAGGTCAAAAATTATCACTTATAGGACTAAAAAGTGATTTAGCTCGCAAGCTCGTATATAAAGATCCTGAACATGCACGTAATGAAATGAAGGATGTACAACAAACCGCAAGGACCGCGTTAAATGAAGTACGAAATATGGTTTCGCAAATGCGAGGAATTCGTTTGAAAGAGGAAATCGTTCGTATTAAGCAATTACTAGAAGCTGCACAAATAAATCTAATCTGTCCTGAAGAAATAAAATTAGCAAATGTATCAATCTTTCTGGAAAATATTCTAAGCATGTGTATGAAAGAAGCAGTAACGAATATCGTAAAGCATAGTAAAGCTACAACATGCCTAATAAAAATAGAACAAACATTAAATGAAATTTGTATAACAATACAGGATAATGGAATTGGGATTCAAAATGATTACAGCCAAGCAAAAGGACATGGACTATTAGGGATTAAAGAGCGTCTTGAATTTGTGAACGGCAGTCTTGAAATTACTGTAAAAAACGGCACTACTATCATCATGAAAGTACCAAGCGTCATAAAACAGACAGATAAGGAGGAGATAAAATGA
- a CDS encoding fatty acid desaturase — translation MTKEKQLHLRKQMAPYEKSNTNSSIMQILNTIVPFIILWFLAYKSLSISYFLTIGISVIAAGLLVRIFIIFHDCCHYSFFKNRKANKILGTITGIITIFPFSQWQHEHSVHHATSSNLDKRGVGDIWMLTVEEYISASIWKRIGYRLYRNPIIMFGLGPIYQFVIKNRFNRKNARMNERLNTYITNVSIVALYSLLCMTIGWESFLLVQAPIFLISGSAGIWLFYVQHTFEDSYFEEDQNWEYVKAAVEGSSFYKLPKPLQWMTGSIGYHHVHHLSPKVPNYKLEDAHNNTQPLHNVPTITLKTSLQSLKFRLWDEHNKQFVAYKEAITIMKNRKEKQLVSKFN, via the coding sequence ATGACCAAAGAAAAGCAACTTCATTTAAGAAAGCAAATGGCGCCATATGAAAAGTCAAACACAAACTCTAGTATCATGCAAATTCTAAACACTATTGTACCCTTTATTATTTTATGGTTTTTAGCATATAAAAGCTTATCCATTTCTTATTTTTTAACAATTGGAATAAGTGTTATTGCTGCTGGTTTATTAGTCCGAATTTTTATCATCTTTCATGACTGTTGCCACTATTCCTTTTTCAAAAACCGAAAAGCAAATAAAATCCTTGGTACGATAACTGGGATTATCACCATTTTCCCGTTTAGCCAATGGCAGCATGAACATTCTGTACACCATGCGACAAGCAGTAATCTTGATAAGCGTGGCGTAGGAGATATATGGATGCTTACAGTTGAAGAATATATTTCTGCTTCTATTTGGAAACGCATTGGTTACCGACTCTACCGAAACCCTATTATCATGTTTGGTCTTGGCCCGATTTATCAATTCGTGATAAAAAATCGATTCAATAGAAAAAATGCCAGAATGAATGAACGGCTAAATACGTATATTACAAATGTTTCAATAGTTGCTTTATATAGCTTGCTTTGCATGACAATAGGATGGGAATCATTTCTTCTAGTGCAAGCTCCAATCTTTTTGATCTCTGGCTCTGCAGGTATATGGCTATTCTACGTTCAGCATACTTTTGAAGATTCATATTTCGAAGAAGATCAAAATTGGGAATATGTAAAAGCTGCTGTAGAAGGGAGCTCATTTTATAAGCTTCCAAAACCGCTGCAATGGATGACTGGAAGCATAGGTTATCACCATGTACACCATTTAAGCCCAAAAGTTCCTAACTATAAGCTAGAAGATGCACATAATAATACGCAGCCATTGCATAATGTGCCAACAATAACATTGAAAACAAGCTTACAATCACTAAAATTCCGACTATGGGACGAACATAATAAACAATTTGTTGCTTATAAAGAAGCTATTACGATCATGAAAAACCGGAAAGAAAAGCAACTTGTATCTAAATTCAATTAA
- a CDS encoding DUF1002 domain-containing protein, whose amino-acid sequence MMKWIAVVFTLILTLNFGTNANASNGDSNEEGINEKFGMPIVVYGEKLSASQKEEVRKLLGVKDTSKVTEITVNGDDLVKYINGDRRANMYSSAKITRKEAGEGLVVRQVTPENITEVTDEMYANALLTAGIQDAVVEVASPVKVSGHSALVGIYKAYDEGNGEGLNTEHTEVANEELSLATQLAEKEGMNQDKVTELLTEIKKEIAAQDPATKEEIEQIINEQLQTLEIKLSDQDRQLLIDLFEKMRSLNINFDNVQSQLEDISKDIKQRIDEAVGDKGFLQAIGDFFKNLFESIKSLFS is encoded by the coding sequence TTGATGAAATGGATAGCAGTTGTGTTTACTTTGATTCTAACTTTGAATTTTGGAACAAATGCCAATGCGTCGAATGGGGATAGTAATGAAGAAGGCATTAATGAAAAATTTGGTATGCCTATCGTTGTGTATGGTGAAAAATTATCAGCAAGTCAAAAGGAAGAAGTGCGTAAATTATTAGGGGTAAAGGATACAAGCAAAGTAACGGAGATAACCGTTAACGGAGACGATCTTGTGAAGTATATTAATGGTGACCGTCGTGCAAATATGTATTCATCGGCAAAAATTACAAGAAAAGAAGCAGGAGAAGGACTTGTTGTTCGACAAGTTACACCTGAAAATATTACCGAAGTGACAGATGAAATGTATGCCAATGCACTCCTAACCGCTGGAATTCAGGATGCTGTTGTTGAAGTCGCCTCACCAGTAAAAGTCTCGGGCCATTCTGCCTTAGTCGGAATATATAAAGCATATGATGAAGGAAATGGAGAAGGGCTAAATACTGAGCATACAGAGGTAGCGAATGAGGAGCTTAGCTTGGCAACTCAATTAGCTGAAAAAGAAGGCATGAATCAAGATAAAGTAACCGAACTCTTAACCGAAATCAAGAAGGAAATCGCAGCTCAAGATCCTGCTACAAAGGAAGAAATTGAACAAATCATTAATGAACAATTACAAACGCTTGAAATTAAATTAAGTGATCAAGATCGTCAGCTCCTAATTGATCTATTTGAAAAAATGCGCTCACTAAACATCAACTTTGATAATGTACAATCTCAGCTTGAAGACATTTCAAAAGATATAAAGCAGCGCATTGATGAAGCCGTTGGTGATAAAGGCTTTTTACAAGCTATTGGTGACTTTTTTAAAAATTTATTTGAAAGTATAAAAAGTTTATTCTCATAA
- a CDS encoding inositol monophosphatase family protein, producing the protein MIDLNKLDEWSNFAEKMVHAAGKKVVELKRESLIEMTYKKAGELVTSADLASDQIIRGAIEKCYPEHRILSEENITKESEKETFKGPLWIVDPLDGTVNYSKNLPHFAISLAFAIDGVVLVGVVHSPELNLTFIGIRGKGAFCNGEKIGVNRVKTLSNSVIGTGFPHDKNQLKNAITRVNILATHCRDIRRFASPTLDICYVASGLLDAHTESLAPWDVAAA; encoded by the coding sequence TTGATAGATTTAAACAAATTAGATGAATGGTCTAACTTTGCTGAAAAAATGGTTCATGCTGCTGGTAAAAAGGTCGTTGAACTAAAAAGGGAATCCCTAATTGAAATGACGTATAAGAAGGCTGGAGAACTAGTAACATCAGCAGACCTAGCTTCTGACCAAATCATTCGTGGTGCAATTGAAAAATGTTATCCTGAACATCGTATTCTATCCGAAGAAAATATCACAAAAGAAAGTGAAAAAGAAACCTTTAAAGGTCCTCTTTGGATTGTTGATCCATTAGACGGTACTGTCAACTATTCAAAAAATCTTCCACACTTTGCAATCTCTTTAGCATTTGCCATTGATGGAGTCGTTTTGGTGGGAGTTGTTCACTCTCCAGAACTGAATCTTACTTTTATTGGGATTCGAGGTAAGGGTGCATTTTGTAACGGGGAAAAAATTGGGGTTAACAGAGTAAAAACATTATCGAATTCAGTAATTGGCACTGGTTTTCCACATGATAAAAACCAGTTAAAAAATGCAATTACAAGAGTAAATATTCTTGCCACTCATTGCCGAGATATTCGACGTTTTGCCTCACCAACTTTAGATATATGTTATGTAGCATCCGGATTACTTGATGCACATACTGAAAGTTTAGCCCCTTGGGATGTAGCTGCTGCTTGA
- a CDS encoding DUF3189 family protein, whose protein sequence is MIYIYNDFGGTHTTALAASYHLQILPENRILTKEEILNVPYFNKLNKSDAGKFIFHGTDEGGNSVYTLGRRSSKLVVPTLKNLCNLFEDKFQIDEKIIFSNTSPTVPFAMTMGGFFSRGLKIDFIGVPLLVSGAKKSCLNVHKLVERTKQIGNTTNSNVTVIENKNFQA, encoded by the coding sequence TTGATTTATATATATAATGATTTCGGTGGAACTCATACAACAGCACTAGCTGCGTCTTATCATTTACAAATTCTTCCTGAAAATAGAATACTTACGAAGGAAGAAATATTAAATGTACCGTATTTTAATAAGCTAAATAAATCCGACGCTGGAAAGTTTATTTTTCATGGAACTGACGAAGGTGGAAATTCGGTATATACTTTAGGAAGAAGATCGTCTAAGCTTGTTGTGCCAACATTAAAAAACCTTTGCAATTTATTTGAGGATAAATTTCAAATAGATGAAAAAATTATTTTTTCAAACACTTCACCAACTGTTCCTTTTGCTATGACAATGGGGGGATTTTTTTCAAGAGGATTAAAAATCGACTTTATCGGAGTTCCCTTATTAGTTTCTGGTGCTAAGAAATCCTGCTTAAATGTACATAAGCTTGTTGAAAGGACAAAACAAATCGGAAACACCACTAATTCGAATGTAACTGTCATTGAAAATAAAAACTTTCAGGCGTAA
- a CDS encoding (2Fe-2S)-binding protein: MSVSLDINDEIYQTEIRPFSTLLSILRLELGLTGSKPGCLNGDCGACTIIMDGLPYKSCIILAVEAAGRKITTIEGLKNAPIQTAFIENFAFQCGYCTPGFIMNCHALISKYQNPSKETIKEWLESNICRCTSYEEIEKAVLSVIHNGVESRKE, translated from the coding sequence ATCAGTGTCAGTCTTGATATTAATGATGAAATTTATCAAACGGAAATAAGGCCATTTAGCACTCTATTAAGTATTCTCCGTCTTGAGTTAGGGTTGACTGGTTCAAAACCAGGCTGTCTAAATGGAGATTGTGGTGCATGTACAATTATTATGGATGGACTTCCATATAAATCTTGCATAATACTAGCTGTAGAAGCGGCAGGACGGAAAATAACAACCATCGAAGGGCTAAAAAATGCACCAATACAAACTGCATTTATTGAAAACTTCGCATTTCAATGCGGATATTGTACACCTGGATTTATTATGAATTGCCATGCCTTGATTTCAAAATATCAAAATCCTTCAAAGGAGACAATAAAGGAATGGCTGGAATCGAATATTTGCAGATGCACAAGTTATGAGGAAATCGAAAAAGCAGTTTTATCAGTCATTCATAACGGAGTGGAATCAAGAAAAGAGTAA
- a CDS encoding FAD binding domain-containing protein, translated as MLTTDIEYYQPNSLNEAIDLFFQLKHANKQPLYYCGGTEIITLHRLNLIRTGAIIDIKNIPECKIFELNDHFLIAGAAIPLTFLEEINYFPLLRKTSRGIADHTARNKITLGGNICSQIFYREALLPFLLADSYVILAGLDGVKSLPIHTVFNQTLNLVEGQFLVQLHTERSYLSLPHYTIKKRQQWDTGYPLITFAALKKDGQLRIAFSGLCPFPFRSLEVEKELNNRQLLIDERIMNAIKYLPSPILNDVEGSKEYRLFVLRNTLKDILIELEAE; from the coding sequence ATGTTAACAACTGATATTGAATACTATCAGCCAAACAGCTTGAATGAAGCCATTGATTTATTTTTTCAATTAAAGCATGCAAATAAGCAGCCTCTTTATTATTGCGGAGGGACAGAAATCATTACACTTCATAGATTAAACCTAATACGCACAGGAGCAATTATTGATATAAAAAATATTCCTGAATGTAAGATCTTCGAATTAAATGATCATTTTTTAATAGCTGGAGCAGCCATTCCATTAACTTTTCTAGAAGAAATAAATTATTTTCCTCTACTAAGAAAGACTTCAAGAGGGATAGCAGATCACACTGCACGTAATAAGATTACTTTAGGAGGAAATATTTGTAGTCAAATCTTTTATCGTGAAGCATTATTACCTTTTCTTTTAGCGGATAGCTATGTAATTTTGGCTGGTTTAGACGGGGTGAAAAGCCTCCCAATTCATACGGTTTTTAATCAAACACTTAACCTTGTTGAAGGACAATTTCTAGTACAATTACATACAGAGAGAAGTTATTTATCATTACCGCATTACACTATTAAAAAGAGGCAGCAATGGGATACAGGATATCCATTGATAACGTTTGCCGCTCTTAAAAAGGATGGTCAATTAAGAATTGCTTTTAGCGGATTATGCCCCTTCCCATTTCGCTCATTAGAGGTTGAAAAAGAGTTAAATAATCGGCAATTGCTTATTGATGAAAGAATCATGAATGCTATTAAATATTTGCCAAGCCCAATCCTAAATGATGTTGAAGGCTCTAAAGAGTATCGATTATTTGTTTTAAGAAATACATTGAAGGATATTTTAATAGAATTGGAGGCGGAATAA
- a CDS encoding spore coat protein — MMNQQGQMHQNMHTGMVPPQQNHGGHEVFDVHEVLSGTIGTLNLYTMLRPSVKDQELQTILDRQYQFIQSEYNTTVDCFKSGQDPSVPTQSYKMTQDNDFVYGMQPSQPKKPLQSTSEITDECISGLMLGSIKGAAGSKAMAALEVTNPVVRRVIADSIPNCIEMAYELSIYQNKHHYYQVPQLAQQDMQQLLNAYAPAQMNGQMPNQNQTH, encoded by the coding sequence ATGATGAATCAGCAAGGTCAAATGCATCAAAATATGCATACTGGTATGGTACCACCTCAACAAAATCACGGTGGTCATGAAGTATTTGATGTTCATGAAGTTCTTTCAGGAACGATTGGTACGTTAAACTTGTACACTATGCTACGTCCAAGTGTGAAGGATCAAGAGCTGCAAACCATTCTTGACCGCCAATATCAATTCATTCAATCGGAATATAATACGACGGTAGATTGTTTTAAATCCGGTCAAGATCCGTCTGTACCTACACAAAGCTATAAAATGACACAAGATAATGATTTTGTATACGGAATGCAACCATCTCAGCCAAAGAAACCACTGCAATCAACTTCTGAAATTACGGACGAATGTATATCTGGCTTAATGCTTGGTTCAATAAAGGGTGCAGCAGGCTCTAAGGCCATGGCTGCACTTGAGGTGACAAATCCTGTAGTAAGACGTGTAATCGCTGATTCTATACCAAACTGCATAGAAATGGCGTATGAATTGTCAATCTACCAAAATAAACATCATTACTATCAAGTACCACAGCTTGCTCAGCAGGATATGCAGCAGCTATTAAATGCCTATGCACCAGCACAAATGAACGGGCAAATGCCAAATCAAAACCAGACACATTAA